The DNA sequence TATTTAGATTTTAGACCGGAAATTAATTGACGTTCAGTAAAAACGTATATAATTTTTTAGCTCCCGATAATACTTCGTTGAAGTTCTCTTCCGTCACTTCTGTATCCAGAACTTCCTTAAAGTTTTTCCACATTGGTCCCGTATTTTCCTGGTAACATCCGAAGAAATTGAAAGTTACCTCATCAAAACCCTCTGTTTTAGAAAGCTGCTTAGCAATCACATTCCCTCCTAATGTAGAGCCCTCGATGACATACATCATTCCTAATGCCTCATGTTCATTATTAACTTCAAGAGTATGGGAAACGTTTTGATTTTCCAAATCAAGACTCTTAAGATCCTTTTCAATCAGGGGAAGTTTTACTCTTTGGTTGAGCTGAAGCTTTTCAGCGAATTTTCCATTAAGACTATTGAAAATTTTATCTTCAGAATGCAAAAGCATCAGATAATTGGTATTGATGATTTTTTTATAATCCTCCAAAGTAAAAGTCTTATTAAAAATCTTTTCAGAGTTAAAAAGTTTTTCAGCAGCATCATGATATTCCGCTGTGTTTTGTTTAAGATATTCCGATACCATATTAGCAGTTTAAAGGTTCCTCAAATTTAAGGCTTTTTAAACTTTAAAATGAAAGAAGTTCCCTC is a window from the Chryseobacterium sp. T16E-39 genome containing:
- a CDS encoding biliverdin-producing heme oxygenase produces the protein MVSEYLKQNTAEYHDAAEKLFNSEKIFNKTFTLEDYKKIINTNYLMLLHSEDKIFNSLNGKFAEKLQLNQRVKLPLIEKDLKSLDLENQNVSHTLEVNNEHEALGMMYVIEGSTLGGNVIAKQLSKTEGFDEVTFNFFGCYQENTGPMWKNFKEVLDTEVTEENFNEVLSGAKKLYTFLLNVN